The Lactuca sativa cultivar Salinas chromosome 2, Lsat_Salinas_v11, whole genome shotgun sequence genome includes a window with the following:
- the LOC111907136 gene encoding (S)-8-oxocitronellyl enol synthase CYC2 yields MHTQTLMEEGHPASPVALIVGVTGMVGVALTEALNKPTALGGPWAIYGVSRRSLPPWFPSSLLNNYLILDTLNQEETQKLLSPLSSKVTHLFWVAISVNESEEVNISLNSTMLSNVLNALTSSQDSKLKHVTLQTGTKQYMGPVFDPSLSAKLVPHDPPFREDYPRIPFPNFYYALEDIVASYPESFTYSIHRSSIIIGASSRSFFNELLTLSVYALICKQENHPFRYFGNKYCWEHFWDTSDARVLAEQQIWAAVTDKAKNQAFNCTNGDVFTWKQLWRVLCDAFDVEFVPFDERAKFDFVDYMKDKGEVWDRIVEENGLYKTKLEEITCVDASNAILKFEFQHVCSMNKSREFGFLGFENTLASIVVWVERLKQMNILP; encoded by the exons ATGCATACGCAAACATTAATGGAGGAAGGACACCCTGCTTCACCAGTGGCTCTTATTGTTGGGGTCACCGGCATGGTGGGTGTTGCCTTAACGGAAGCCTTAAACAAGCCAACGGCATTAGGTGGTCCGTGGGCAATCTATGGTGTATCACGGCGGTCATTACCACCGTGGTTCCCATCCTCTCTTCTTAACAATTACCTCATTCTGGACACCCTAAACCAAGAAGAAACACAAAAACTCCTCTCTCCACTTTCCTCCAAAGTCACCCATCTCTTTTGGGTTGCTATAAGCGTTAATGAAAGTGAAGAAGTTAACATTTCCCTTAACTCTACTATGCTTTCCAATGTCCTTAACGCGTTAACTTCCTCTCAAGACTCAAAACTCAAGCATGTGACATTGCAAACAGGAACAAAACAATATATGGGTCCTGTTTTTGACCCTTCCCTTTCAGCTAAACTAGTTCCTCATGATCCACCATTTAGAGAAGATTACCCTAGAATACCATTTCCAAACTTCTACTATGCTTTGGAAGACATTGTAGCTTCCTACCCAGAATCCTTTACATACTCCATACATCGATCATCCATAATCATCGGTGCATCATCAAGAAGTTTCTTTAATGAACTTCTCACGCTTTCAGTCTATGCACTAATATGTAAACAGGAAAACCATCCATTCAG GTATTTTGGCAATAAGTACTGCTGGGAACACTTTTGGGATACGAGTGATGCTAGAGTGCTAGCCGAGCAGCAAATATGGGCTGCGGTGACTGACAAAGCTAAGAATCAAGCTTTTAACTGCACTAATGGTGATGTGTTTACATGGAAACAGCTATGGAGAGTGCTTTGTGATGCGTTTGATGTTGAGTTTGTGCCATTTGATGAGAGAGCCAAGTTTGATTTTGTTGATTACATGAAGGATAAAGGAGAAGTTTGGGATAGAATCGTTGAAGAAAATGGATTGTACAAGACAAAGCTGGAGGAGATAACTTGCGTCGATGCATCTAATGCAATTTTAAAGTTCGAGTTTCAACATGTTTGTAGCATGAACAAGAGTAGAGAATTTGGGTTTCTTGGGTTTGAAAATACACTTGCTAGCATCGTGGTATGGGTTGAGAGGTTGAAGCAAATGAATATTCTTCCATAG